A DNA window from Amycolatopsis sp. DSM 110486 contains the following coding sequences:
- the murD gene encoding UDP-N-acetylmuramoyl-L-alanine--D-glutamate ligase yields the protein MLEGKNVLVAGAGVTGKSVVPVLRELGAHVTVTDGNAERLEELAGLGAELVPGLSAPPPGTVLVVTSPGWRPTSPLLAAAAAAGVEVIGDVELAWRVGQLRERPPSWLVITGTNGKTTTVGMLESMLRAGGVDAVACGNVGYAVLDAVRAGHAVLAVELSSFQLHWSSTLAPDASVVLNLAEDHIDWHGSMEEYGAAKGRAHERSRVVVHNADDEWSTRIAEEHAPESARRVGFRLDTPYAGELGLVEDLLVDRAFVADPATSAEELATIADVRPAGPHNVANALAAGALARAHGVSPEAVLKGLREYQPAPHRAQEVAEIGGVRYVNDSKATNPHAAGGSLRAHESIVWIAGGQLKGAAVDELVASIAGRLRGVVLLGVDSPVIAAAVARHAPDVPVNRLRPGDDEPMTAAVDAASAMAHPGDVVLLAPAAASLDMFRNYGERGDAFIAAVRVLAGGAAGAANDGS from the coding sequence CTGCTCGAAGGCAAGAACGTGCTCGTGGCCGGCGCTGGTGTCACCGGGAAGTCGGTGGTGCCGGTCCTGCGGGAGCTGGGCGCCCATGTGACGGTCACCGACGGCAACGCCGAGCGGCTCGAAGAGCTGGCGGGCCTCGGCGCCGAGCTGGTGCCGGGCCTCAGCGCTCCGCCGCCGGGCACCGTGCTCGTGGTGACGAGCCCGGGCTGGCGGCCCACGTCGCCGCTGCTGGCCGCCGCGGCCGCCGCCGGTGTCGAGGTGATCGGCGACGTCGAGCTGGCCTGGCGCGTCGGGCAGCTGCGCGAGCGGCCGCCGTCGTGGCTGGTGATCACCGGCACGAACGGCAAGACCACCACCGTCGGCATGCTCGAATCGATGCTGCGTGCGGGTGGCGTCGACGCCGTGGCCTGCGGGAACGTCGGCTACGCGGTGCTCGACGCCGTGCGGGCCGGCCACGCCGTGCTCGCCGTGGAGCTGTCCAGCTTCCAGCTGCACTGGTCCTCGACGCTCGCGCCCGACGCGTCGGTGGTGCTCAACCTCGCCGAGGACCACATCGACTGGCACGGCTCGATGGAGGAGTACGGCGCCGCGAAGGGCCGGGCCCACGAGCGCTCGCGCGTGGTCGTGCACAACGCCGACGACGAATGGTCGACGCGCATCGCCGAGGAGCACGCGCCCGAGAGCGCCCGCCGCGTCGGATTCCGCCTGGACACGCCGTACGCCGGCGAGCTGGGGCTGGTCGAGGACCTGCTGGTGGATCGCGCCTTCGTCGCCGATCCCGCCACGAGCGCGGAAGAGCTGGCGACCATCGCCGACGTCCGCCCGGCCGGGCCGCACAACGTCGCCAACGCGCTGGCCGCAGGCGCCCTCGCGCGCGCCCACGGCGTGTCGCCCGAGGCCGTGCTCAAAGGGTTGCGCGAGTACCAGCCGGCGCCGCACCGCGCTCAGGAGGTCGCCGAGATCGGCGGCGTGCGCTACGTGAACGACTCGAAAGCCACCAACCCCCATGCCGCGGGCGGTTCGCTGCGGGCCCACGAGAGCATCGTGTGGATCGCCGGGGGCCAGCTCAAGGGCGCCGCGGTCGACGAACTCGTGGCCTCGATCGCTGGCAGGCTGCGCGGAGTTGTGCTACTCGGCGTGGATTCACCCGTGATCGCAGCCGCTGTTGCGCGACACGCGCCGGATGTCCCGGTGAACCGCCTCCGTCCGGGTGACGATGAACCCATGACTGCGGCGGTGGATGCGGCCAGCGCGATGGCTCACCCTGGTGACGTGGTGCTGCTCGCGCCCGCCGCCGCCTCGTTGGACATGTTCCGCAACTACGGCGAGCGCGGCGACGCGTTCATCGCGGCGGTGCGTGTCCTCGCGGGCGGTGCGGCGGGGGCGGCGAATGACGGTAGTTGA
- the mraY gene encoding phospho-N-acetylmuramoyl-pentapeptide-transferase — translation MINILIAAAAGLLVSILLTPYLIRVFSRQGFGQEIREEGPQGHKSKRGTPTMGGVAIIIAMVVGYFVAHLISWLGNSHSSAPSASGLLVLMLAVGLGIVGFLDDFIKIRKQRNLGLNKTAKLVGQLVVTILFAVLSLQFADEHGLTPASQSLSYVRDLALITFPWIVFVIFCYVVISGWSNAVNFTDGLDGLAGGAAAMVLATYVIISFWQARLSCADGPTTACYDVRDPLDLAVVAAAATGACVGFLWWNAAPAKIFMGDTGSLALGGLVAGLSMTTRTELLAIVIGGLFMVEMISVVTQIAVFRTTRRRLFRMAPFHHHFELAGWAETTVIIRFWLLSAICCMFGLGLFYSEQLGVGS, via the coding sequence GTGATCAACATCCTGATCGCGGCCGCGGCGGGTCTGCTGGTCTCCATCCTGCTCACGCCCTACCTGATCCGGGTCTTCTCCCGGCAGGGCTTCGGGCAAGAGATCCGCGAAGAAGGGCCCCAGGGCCACAAGTCGAAGCGCGGCACCCCGACGATGGGTGGCGTCGCGATCATCATCGCGATGGTCGTCGGCTACTTCGTCGCACACCTGATCAGCTGGCTCGGCAACTCCCACAGCTCGGCGCCCTCGGCGTCCGGCCTGCTGGTGCTCATGCTGGCCGTGGGACTCGGCATCGTCGGGTTCCTCGACGACTTCATCAAGATCCGCAAGCAGCGCAACCTCGGCCTGAACAAGACCGCGAAGCTGGTCGGCCAGCTCGTGGTCACGATCCTGTTCGCGGTGCTGTCGCTGCAGTTCGCCGACGAGCACGGCCTGACGCCCGCGTCGCAGAGCCTCTCCTACGTGCGCGACCTGGCGCTGATCACGTTCCCGTGGATCGTGTTCGTGATCTTCTGCTACGTGGTCATCTCCGGCTGGTCGAACGCGGTGAACTTCACCGACGGCCTCGACGGCCTGGCCGGCGGCGCCGCGGCGATGGTGCTGGCGACCTACGTGATCATCTCCTTCTGGCAGGCGCGCCTCTCCTGCGCCGACGGGCCCACGACCGCCTGTTACGACGTGCGCGACCCATTGGACCTCGCGGTGGTCGCCGCCGCGGCGACCGGCGCGTGCGTCGGCTTCCTGTGGTGGAACGCCGCGCCGGCCAAGATCTTCATGGGCGACACCGGTTCGCTGGCGCTCGGCGGTCTCGTCGCCGGCCTGTCGATGACCACCCGCACGGAGCTGCTCGCCATCGTGATCGGCGGCCTGTTCATGGTCGAGATGATCTCGGTGGTCACCCAGATCGCGGTGTTCCGCACAACGCGGCGAAGGCTCTTCCGGATGGCGCCCTTCCACCACCACTTCGAGCTCGCCGGGTGGGCGGAAACCACGGTGATCATCCGCTTCTGGCTGCTGTCGGCCATCTGCTGCATGTTCGGCCTGGGGTTGTTCTACAGCGAACAGCTCGGTGTCGGGAGCTAG
- the murF gene encoding UDP-N-acetylmuramoyl-tripeptide--D-alanyl-D-alanine ligase — protein sequence MIELSLAEIADVVGGRLHGADGSLTVTGSVEFDTRKVGPGGLFVALPGERVDGHDFAAKAVAAGAVAVLAGREVDAPAIVVPPLPEGQAHEGSVALAGDTDGSGAAVLAALAKLASHVVGRLAAEGLTVVALTGSSGKTSTKDVIAQLLEPMGPTVAPPGSFNSELGHPWTALRADHDTKYLVLEMSARGPGHIAEAASITPPRIGAVLNVGSAHVGEFGSREAIAKAKGELVEALPSADAGGVAVLNLDDPLVAAMAGRTSARVVGVGETASAQVRAADITLDAEARASFRLITPEGEAPVTLPLHGEHHVGNALSAAAIALELGATPAEVAQRLSALERRSAHRMAVTTRADGVTVLNDAYNANPESVRAALKALASMRRTGRRAWAVLGVMGELGADSVTEHDSIGRLVVRLNIDKLVVVGDEAAPMHQGASQEGSWNEESVQVPDGDAAVALLHDQLRPGDVVLVKASNAAGLWHVAEALLAPSGQSSQSLPPSPSPSSERSNGGHA from the coding sequence GTGATCGAGCTCAGCCTGGCCGAGATCGCCGACGTCGTCGGCGGCCGGCTGCACGGAGCCGACGGCTCGTTGACCGTCACAGGGAGTGTCGAGTTCGACACGCGCAAGGTCGGGCCCGGCGGCCTGTTCGTCGCCCTGCCCGGCGAGCGCGTGGACGGGCACGACTTCGCCGCGAAGGCCGTGGCGGCCGGTGCCGTCGCGGTGCTGGCCGGCCGCGAGGTCGACGCGCCCGCGATCGTGGTGCCGCCGCTGCCCGAGGGGCAGGCTCACGAGGGTTCGGTCGCGCTGGCCGGCGACACCGACGGGTCCGGCGCCGCCGTGCTGGCCGCGCTTGCCAAGCTGGCCAGCCATGTCGTCGGCCGGCTCGCCGCCGAAGGCCTCACGGTCGTGGCGCTGACCGGCTCGTCGGGCAAGACCTCGACCAAGGACGTGATCGCACAGCTGCTGGAGCCGATGGGCCCCACGGTCGCGCCGCCCGGGTCGTTCAACAGCGAGCTGGGCCACCCGTGGACCGCGCTGCGCGCCGACCACGACACCAAGTACCTGGTGCTGGAGATGTCCGCGCGCGGACCGGGCCACATCGCCGAGGCCGCCTCGATCACGCCGCCGCGCATCGGGGCCGTGCTCAACGTCGGCAGCGCGCACGTCGGTGAGTTCGGCTCGCGCGAAGCCATCGCGAAGGCCAAGGGCGAGCTCGTCGAGGCGCTCCCCAGCGCCGACGCGGGCGGTGTCGCCGTGCTGAACCTCGACGACCCGCTGGTCGCCGCCATGGCCGGCCGCACGAGCGCCCGCGTGGTCGGCGTCGGCGAGACCGCGTCCGCGCAGGTCCGCGCCGCCGACATCACGCTTGACGCCGAGGCCCGCGCGTCGTTCCGGCTGATCACCCCGGAAGGCGAAGCGCCGGTGACACTGCCGCTGCACGGCGAGCACCACGTCGGCAACGCGCTCTCGGCCGCCGCGATAGCGCTGGAGCTCGGCGCGACGCCGGCCGAGGTCGCGCAGCGGCTGTCCGCCCTCGAGCGCCGCTCGGCCCACCGCATGGCCGTGACCACGCGCGCCGACGGCGTCACCGTCCTCAACGACGCGTACAACGCCAATCCCGAATCAGTGCGAGCCGCGCTGAAGGCCCTTGCGTCGATGCGCCGGACCGGCCGCCGCGCGTGGGCCGTGCTCGGCGTGATGGGCGAGCTCGGCGCCGACTCCGTGACCGAGCACGACTCCATCGGCCGCCTCGTGGTGCGCCTCAACATCGACAAGCTCGTCGTCGTCGGCGACGAGGCCGCGCCGATGCACCAGGGCGCTTCGCAGGAGGGCTCCTGGAACGAGGAGTCGGTGCAGGTACCCGATGGCGACGCCGCCGTGGCCCTGCTACATGATCAGCTCCGTCCCGGAGACGTGGTGCTGGTCAAGGCCTCCAACGCCGCCGGCCTGTGGCACGTGGCCGAGGCGTTGCTCGCCCCCTCCGGACAGAGCTCGCAGTCGCTTCCTCCCTCCCCGTCCCCCTCCTCTGAACGCTCGAACGGTGGTCACGCGTGA
- a CDS encoding UDP-N-acetylmuramoyl-L-alanyl-D-glutamate--2,6-diaminopimelate ligase produces the protein MKAVAAPPRPARIDPVPLATLLARAGARLIAERPEAADLTVTGTTLRAQHVLPGDLFAGLPGARAHGADFSDQAVAAGAAAVLTDAEGAERPALRDAGIPVLVHPDPRAALGEMAAWIYGEPSLHLSVLGVTGTSGKTTTSYLVDSGLRAAGLTTGLIGTVETRIAGERLVSGFTTPEAPDLQALLAVMLERGVTHVPMEVSSHALSLGRVNGTRFAVGAFTNLSQDHLDFHHDMEEYFAAKSLLFDGRSTTEVVVVDTAWGRALLTPQTVTVSIEQGVDAAWRASDIEPTAAGEQTFTLHGPGGLTLAAKIPLPGTFNVANAVLAAAILGSAGVDPAAIIAGLGAVEVPGRMERVYLGQDFTAVVDYAHKPAAVAQGLDALRARTDGRIITVLGCGGDRDTAKRPMMGEEAVRRSDVLIVTDDNPRSEDPALIRAAMLAGARGVGPSHGGEVMEIGDRREAITHAVSLARAGDIVFIAGKGHETGQEVQGVVHPFSDRDELEAAIRKHLEVSA, from the coding sequence GTGAAGGCGGTCGCCGCCCCGCCCCGCCCGGCCCGGATCGACCCGGTGCCGCTGGCCACCCTGCTCGCCCGCGCGGGCGCCCGGCTGATCGCCGAGCGCCCCGAGGCCGCCGACCTCACCGTCACCGGGACCACGCTGCGTGCGCAGCACGTGCTGCCGGGCGACCTGTTCGCCGGCCTGCCCGGCGCACGCGCCCACGGCGCCGACTTCAGCGACCAGGCCGTGGCCGCCGGCGCGGCCGCGGTGCTCACCGACGCCGAGGGCGCCGAGCGCCCCGCGCTGCGCGACGCCGGCATCCCGGTCCTCGTGCACCCGGACCCGCGCGCCGCGCTCGGCGAGATGGCCGCGTGGATCTACGGGGAGCCGTCGCTGCACCTGTCGGTGCTGGGGGTCACCGGCACGTCGGGCAAGACCACCACCTCCTACCTCGTCGACTCCGGGCTGCGCGCCGCGGGCCTGACCACGGGCCTGATCGGCACGGTCGAGACGCGCATCGCGGGCGAGCGCCTGGTCAGCGGCTTCACCACGCCGGAAGCGCCGGACCTGCAGGCGCTGCTCGCGGTGATGCTGGAGCGCGGCGTGACCCACGTGCCGATGGAGGTCTCGAGCCACGCGTTGTCGCTGGGCCGCGTCAACGGCACGCGCTTCGCGGTCGGCGCGTTCACGAACCTCTCGCAGGACCACCTCGACTTCCACCACGACATGGAGGAGTACTTCGCCGCCAAGTCGCTGCTGTTCGACGGCCGCTCGACCACCGAGGTCGTGGTCGTGGACACCGCGTGGGGCCGGGCGCTGCTCACCCCGCAGACGGTGACGGTGTCGATCGAGCAGGGCGTCGACGCCGCGTGGCGCGCCTCCGACATCGAGCCCACCGCGGCGGGGGAGCAGACCTTCACCCTGCACGGCCCGGGCGGGCTCACGCTCGCCGCGAAGATCCCGCTGCCGGGCACGTTCAACGTGGCCAACGCCGTGCTCGCCGCCGCGATCCTGGGCAGCGCCGGCGTGGACCCGGCGGCCATCATCGCGGGCCTCGGCGCCGTGGAGGTGCCGGGCCGGATGGAGCGCGTGTACCTGGGCCAGGACTTCACCGCCGTCGTCGACTACGCGCACAAGCCCGCGGCCGTCGCGCAGGGGCTCGACGCGCTGCGCGCCCGCACCGACGGCCGCATCATCACGGTGCTCGGCTGCGGCGGCGACCGCGACACGGCCAAGCGCCCGATGATGGGCGAGGAGGCCGTGCGCCGCAGCGACGTGCTGATCGTGACCGACGACAACCCGCGGTCCGAGGACCCGGCCCTGATCCGCGCCGCGATGCTCGCCGGCGCGCGGGGCGTCGGGCCGTCCCACGGCGGTGAGGTCATGGAGATCGGCGACCGCCGCGAGGCCATTACCCACGCCGTGTCACTCGCGCGCGCGGGCGACATCGTCTTCATCGCCGGCAAGGGCCACGAGACCGGCCAGGAGGTCCAGGGTGTCGTGCACCCGTTCTCCGACCGCGACGAACTCGAGGCCGCCATTCGCAAGCATCTCGAGGTGAGTGCGTGA
- a CDS encoding penicillin-binding protein 2 — MVASGASRARAAGSARRTYAAGTRRAVAKRGNGGQRSRFSAVRILLVALMVVAGVKLVQVQWFEAPTLSAAAERQRSLTIDIPAQRGSIVDRNGNKLAFSVETRTLSVNLRVLHKTMDDYAKKNPAKGVNFETEVTRAAKYIAAKVPNLTTEQELLTKLHKPQSFTYLVDNVEPSVATDIVKQFAWIGVENRAMREYPGDTLASNIVGLANWRMEDADVSKHNLHGVVGLEQSRDNDLAGTPGREIVNTQNGNDNLYLPGSEHVLQAAIPGSDLELTIDSDLQYELQRQLSDYVAQSHAKGGQAVIMDSKTGEIYALADDKTFNPNDQSTFQDELLNDRAVTTPYEPGSVNKIVTATAAIDDGIATPQSTIAVPGEIKIADRTVHDAWVHGTQNFTTTGIFAKSSNVGTLELAQKIGPDRYSDLLKKFGIGQRTGLGLPGESPGYVPPRSQWSASTFGNLPIGQGLSMTVVQMAGMYQTIANNGLRVPPRIVKAKKNPDGTVVPEPAPKPVQVVSPQTATTVRDMLRAVVQNAKSPNAGTAPSAALEGYQISGKTGTGQQVDPRTKAYSQSLANITFAGILPADHPRFVVGIRLDAPDTTLPAGHSAGPLFHSIASYLTQRYQIPLSDGPSPEVPLIIP, encoded by the coding sequence ATGGTGGCTTCGGGGGCGAGCCGGGCGCGTGCCGCGGGCAGCGCCCGGCGCACCTACGCCGCGGGCACGCGCCGTGCGGTGGCCAAGCGTGGCAACGGCGGGCAGCGCAGCCGCTTCTCGGCGGTGCGCATCCTGCTGGTGGCGCTCATGGTCGTCGCGGGCGTGAAGCTCGTGCAGGTGCAGTGGTTCGAGGCGCCCACGCTCTCGGCCGCGGCCGAGCGGCAGCGCAGCCTCACCATCGACATCCCCGCGCAGCGCGGGTCCATTGTGGACCGCAATGGCAACAAGCTCGCCTTCAGCGTGGAAACCCGCACGCTGTCGGTGAACCTGCGCGTGCTGCACAAGACGATGGACGATTACGCGAAGAAGAACCCCGCGAAGGGGGTCAACTTCGAAACCGAGGTCACCCGCGCGGCCAAGTACATCGCGGCGAAGGTGCCGAACCTGACCACCGAGCAGGAACTGCTGACGAAGCTGCACAAGCCGCAGTCGTTCACCTACCTCGTGGACAACGTCGAGCCGTCCGTGGCCACCGACATCGTGAAGCAGTTCGCGTGGATCGGCGTGGAGAACCGCGCCATGCGCGAGTACCCGGGCGACACGCTCGCGTCGAACATCGTCGGCCTCGCCAACTGGCGCATGGAGGACGCCGACGTGTCCAAACACAACCTCCACGGCGTGGTCGGGCTGGAGCAGTCGCGCGACAACGACCTGGCGGGCACACCGGGCCGCGAGATCGTGAACACCCAGAACGGCAACGACAACCTGTACCTGCCGGGCTCCGAGCACGTGCTGCAGGCCGCGATCCCCGGTTCGGACCTCGAGCTCACCATCGACTCGGACCTGCAGTACGAGCTGCAGCGGCAGCTGAGCGACTACGTCGCGCAGTCGCACGCCAAGGGCGGCCAGGCCGTGATCATGGACTCGAAGACCGGCGAGATCTACGCGCTGGCCGACGACAAGACGTTCAACCCGAACGACCAGTCGACCTTCCAGGACGAACTGCTCAACGACCGCGCGGTGACCACACCCTACGAACCGGGCTCGGTGAACAAGATCGTCACGGCCACCGCGGCCATCGACGACGGCATCGCCACGCCGCAGTCGACGATCGCGGTGCCCGGCGAGATCAAGATCGCCGACCGCACGGTGCACGACGCCTGGGTGCACGGCACGCAGAACTTCACCACCACGGGCATCTTCGCCAAGTCCTCCAACGTCGGCACGCTGGAGCTGGCGCAGAAGATCGGCCCGGACCGCTACTCGGACCTGCTGAAGAAGTTCGGCATCGGCCAGCGCACCGGCCTCGGGCTGCCCGGTGAGAGCCCGGGTTACGTGCCGCCGCGCAGCCAGTGGTCGGCCAGTACGTTCGGCAACCTGCCGATCGGCCAGGGCCTGTCGATGACCGTGGTCCAGATGGCCGGGATGTACCAGACGATCGCCAACAACGGCCTGCGCGTGCCGCCGCGGATCGTGAAGGCGAAGAAGAACCCGGACGGCACGGTCGTACCCGAGCCGGCGCCGAAGCCGGTGCAGGTCGTCAGCCCGCAGACCGCGACGACGGTGCGCGACATGCTGCGCGCGGTGGTGCAGAACGCCAAGAGCCCCAACGCGGGCACCGCGCCGTCGGCCGCGCTGGAGGGCTACCAGATCTCGGGTAAGACGGGCACCGGCCAGCAGGTCGACCCGCGCACGAAGGCCTACAGCCAGAGCCTGGCCAACATCACCTTCGCCGGGATCCTGCCCGCCGACCACCCGAGGTTCGTCGTCGGCATCCGTCTCGACGCGCCTGACACCACGCTGCCGGCCGGGCACTCGGCGGGGCCGCTGTTCCACTCCATCGCCTCGTACCTGACGCAGCGCTACCAGATCCCGCTGTCCGACGGTCCGTCGCCGGAGGTCCCGCTCATCATCCCGTGA
- the rsmH gene encoding 16S rRNA (cytosine(1402)-N(4))-methyltransferase RsmH, translating into MATEHEHVPVLLDRIVELFTPAFADRDAVLVDATVGLGGHSDALLAAFPRLRLVALDRDPAALERSAERLARHGDRVDLVHTVYDGLPEAVEGLGLSRVDGILFDLGVSSMQLDRAERGFAYSKDSPLDMRMDPTTGFTAADVLNTYAPGELIRILRDYGEERFAQRIVRAVVAEREKEPFTRSARLVELLYDAVPAASRRTGGHPAKRTFQALRIEVNGELEVLRRAMPAALSVLAMDGRIVVESYQSLEDRLVKQAFAELAKSRTPEGLPVELPGHGPELKLLTRGAEKAGEGEIEHNPRAASVRLRAAQRIGEPR; encoded by the coding sequence ATGGCGACCGAGCACGAGCACGTTCCGGTGCTGCTGGACCGCATCGTCGAACTGTTCACCCCCGCCTTCGCCGACCGCGACGCGGTGCTGGTCGACGCGACCGTCGGCCTCGGCGGCCACTCCGACGCGCTCCTGGCGGCTTTCCCCCGCCTGAGGCTCGTCGCGCTGGACCGCGACCCCGCCGCGCTCGAGCGCTCGGCCGAGCGGCTCGCGCGGCACGGTGACCGCGTCGACCTCGTCCACACCGTCTACGACGGGCTCCCCGAAGCCGTCGAGGGTCTGGGACTGTCCCGTGTGGACGGCATCCTCTTCGACCTCGGGGTGTCCTCGATGCAGCTGGACCGCGCCGAGCGCGGCTTCGCGTACTCGAAGGACTCCCCGCTGGACATGCGGATGGACCCGACCACCGGGTTCACCGCCGCCGACGTGCTCAACACCTACGCGCCCGGCGAGCTGATCCGGATCCTGCGCGACTACGGCGAAGAGCGCTTCGCACAACGGATCGTGCGGGCGGTCGTCGCCGAGCGGGAGAAGGAGCCGTTCACGCGCAGCGCGCGGCTCGTCGAGCTGCTTTACGACGCCGTGCCGGCCGCGAGCCGCCGCACCGGCGGGCACCCGGCCAAGCGCACGTTCCAGGCGTTGCGGATCGAAGTCAACGGCGAGCTCGAAGTGCTGCGGCGGGCGATGCCGGCCGCGCTCTCGGTGCTCGCGATGGACGGCCGCATCGTCGTGGAGTCCTACCAGTCGCTCGAAGACCGCCTGGTGAAGCAGGCGTTCGCGGAGCTCGCGAAGTCGCGGACCCCGGAGGGGCTCCCGGTCGAACTGCCCGGGCACGGCCCCGAGCTGAAACTCCTGACCCGAGGAGCCGAGAAGGCAGGCGAAGGCGAGATCGAGCACAACCCGAGGGCCGCCTCCGTGCGGCTGCGGGCAGCACAGAGGATCGGAGAGCCGCGATGA
- the mraZ gene encoding division/cell wall cluster transcriptional repressor MraZ — MFLGTHTPKLDDKGRLALPAKFRDELAGGLMVTKGQDHCLFVFPRAEFEQMARKVADAPFTNEAVRAYQRYLFAGTDEQRPDGQGRITIASELRRYAGLNKECVVIGAITRLEIWDAQAWQGYLDEHEDSYAKAREEVLPGVF; from the coding sequence GTGTTCCTCGGCACCCACACCCCGAAGCTGGACGACAAAGGGCGGCTCGCGCTGCCCGCCAAGTTCCGCGACGAGTTGGCCGGCGGGCTGATGGTCACCAAGGGGCAGGACCACTGCCTCTTCGTCTTCCCCCGCGCCGAGTTCGAGCAGATGGCACGGAAGGTCGCCGACGCCCCGTTCACGAACGAGGCGGTTCGGGCCTACCAGCGCTACCTGTTCGCCGGAACGGACGAACAACGCCCGGACGGGCAGGGGCGCATCACCATCGCGTCCGAGCTCCGGCGCTACGCCGGGCTGAACAAGGAGTGCGTGGTGATCGGTGCGATCACCAGGCTGGAGATCTGGGACGCCCAGGCGTGGCAGGGCTACCTGGACGAACACGAGGACAGCTACGCGAAGGCTCGAGAGGAAGTTCTACCGGGCGTCTTCTAG
- a CDS encoding lysylphosphatidylglycerol synthase transmembrane domain-containing protein, translating into MTSLEMADTESGAVEHRTRVRRRLPWRPVLHWAVVAAALGYLVWRVPELATEFSQLDHVQWGWVAAAGLAGLTALAVYGELHRQLLLVGGAHVPASAVQGITFAQNAVSTTVPVVGGAGSLAYAINQLRRRGVDSALSAWAVLLAGVITTVLLIVLGWLGLAWAGRVPLRLAVPAAIVVAAGSAGVWALLTHPTVLRRGLTSLLRVFGRTPGTCATCRKTWLEKADAAALQLSERVARLRPGGARWSILLVLALASWGFDFFALIASAEGTGTHIRWDVLAVGFLVVQASIALQILPGGAGLAEAGLLGVLVAAGVPAAPAAATVLIYRAISWAGLSLVGWVVYALQPHTTPAHGHEPTAAAALPPA; encoded by the coding sequence GTGACGAGTCTCGAGATGGCGGACACGGAGTCCGGAGCGGTCGAGCACCGCACCCGGGTGCGGCGCCGCCTGCCCTGGCGGCCCGTGCTCCACTGGGCCGTCGTGGCCGCCGCGCTTGGGTACCTCGTGTGGCGCGTTCCGGAGCTGGCCACGGAGTTCTCGCAGCTCGACCACGTGCAGTGGGGCTGGGTCGCGGCCGCCGGGCTCGCCGGGCTCACGGCGCTGGCCGTGTACGGCGAACTGCACCGCCAGCTGCTGCTCGTCGGGGGAGCGCACGTGCCGGCCTCGGCCGTGCAGGGCATCACCTTCGCTCAGAACGCCGTCTCCACCACGGTCCCCGTGGTCGGTGGAGCCGGCTCGCTCGCCTACGCGATCAACCAGCTGCGCCGCCGCGGCGTCGACAGCGCGCTGTCGGCCTGGGCGGTCCTGCTCGCCGGCGTGATCACCACCGTGCTGCTCATCGTCCTCGGCTGGCTCGGCCTCGCCTGGGCCGGCCGGGTGCCGCTGCGCCTGGCCGTGCCCGCGGCCATCGTGGTCGCGGCGGGTTCCGCGGGGGTGTGGGCGCTGCTGACACACCCGACAGTCCTGCGCCGCGGGCTCACCTCACTGCTGCGGGTCTTCGGCCGCACCCCGGGCACGTGCGCCACCTGCCGCAAGACCTGGCTCGAGAAAGCCGACGCCGCCGCGCTCCAGCTGTCGGAACGCGTCGCGCGCCTGCGCCCGGGCGGGGCCCGCTGGAGCATCCTGCTGGTCCTCGCGCTCGCCAGCTGGGGATTCGACTTCTTCGCCCTCATCGCCAGCGCCGAGGGCACCGGCACGCACATACGCTGGGACGTCCTCGCCGTGGGCTTCCTGGTCGTCCAGGCCAGCATCGCCCTCCAGATCCTCCCCGGCGGCGCCGGCCTCGCCGAAGCCGGTTTGCTCGGCGTGCTGGTGGCCGCGGGCGTCCCCGCCGCACCGGCCGCCGCGACCGTGCTCATCTACCGCGCGATCAGCTGGGCGGGCCTGTCGCTCGTCGGCTGGGTGGTCTACGCCCTGCAACCGCACACGACGCCGGCCCACGGCCACGAGCCGACCGCGGCCGCTGCCCTGCCCCCGGCCTGA
- a CDS encoding Lrp/AsnC family transcriptional regulator — translation MDAIDRSLVRLLEEDARRSYNELSAQVRLSANTVADRVRRLRAAGVIRGFRADLDPAALGRGLTMVSDIRLREDVDRTHFERELHRVPQVVSGARMTGEYDYQLRLACLDPAEFETVVDRLKRDHGVRELRSRLVLHELDVSATGLLDLA, via the coding sequence GTGGACGCCATCGACCGCTCGCTCGTCCGGCTCCTCGAAGAGGACGCCCGCCGCAGCTACAACGAGCTCAGCGCCCAGGTGCGCCTGTCCGCCAACACCGTCGCGGACCGGGTCCGCCGCCTCCGCGCCGCCGGCGTCATCCGCGGCTTCCGGGCCGACCTCGACCCCGCCGCACTGGGCCGCGGCCTGACCATGGTGAGCGACATACGCCTGCGCGAAGACGTCGACCGCACCCACTTCGAACGCGAGCTGCATCGCGTCCCGCAGGTCGTGTCGGGCGCCCGCATGACCGGCGAGTACGACTACCAGCTCCGCCTCGCCTGCCTGGACCCCGCGGAGTTCGAAACGGTCGTCGACCGCCTCAAACGCGACCACGGCGTGCGCGAATTGCGCAGCCGCCTGGTGCTCCACGAGCTCGACGTGAGCGCGACCGGCCTGCTCGACCTCGCCTGA